From one Pontibacillus sp. HMF3514 genomic stretch:
- a CDS encoding nuclease-related domain-containing protein yields MIFIRREDRAVPIVLLQEEALLERLVETFPERNILKESISSRQAGHRGEITLYYYLRFLPDKEYHIIRGVRLIIFGEPCQIDTLVLTPRAAFIIEVKNLQGELSYDENSGQFTQTTAKRGKKSIANPLLQVERHQLQFDKWLHFQKIFSYPIIPLVAISNPSTILNFPQGNPHQWKIAHSENIPTKIKQIEQNYAYRNQPVNIEWLEKRLIEDHRPGYYNTLKKFGVSPTELITGVRCNNCLRYKMVRKRKRWECIHCEHRSLNADAKAIADYFLLFKSSITSKECREFLHLENRYQAIGIMKRLGLEKEGASTGTIYKRPKSIIK; encoded by the coding sequence GTGATTTTTATTAGACGTGAAGACAGAGCTGTACCCATTGTCCTTTTACAAGAAGAAGCGCTTCTGGAAAGGCTGGTAGAGACGTTTCCCGAAAGGAATATTTTGAAAGAGAGTATTTCTAGTAGACAAGCCGGTCATAGAGGAGAAATTACTCTCTATTACTACCTTCGTTTTTTACCTGACAAAGAATACCACATCATACGAGGCGTACGTTTAATTATTTTTGGCGAACCATGTCAAATTGACACCCTCGTGTTAACACCTCGCGCAGCTTTTATTATTGAAGTGAAAAATCTCCAAGGCGAACTTAGTTATGATGAAAACTCCGGTCAATTTACACAAACGACAGCAAAAAGGGGGAAGAAATCTATTGCTAACCCACTTTTACAAGTAGAGCGCCATCAACTCCAATTTGACAAATGGCTCCACTTTCAAAAGATATTTTCTTACCCCATAATCCCACTTGTTGCAATCAGTAACCCCTCCACAATACTGAACTTCCCACAAGGAAACCCTCACCAATGGAAGATTGCCCATTCTGAGAATATACCTACGAAAATTAAACAAATCGAACAGAACTATGCTTATCGAAACCAACCTGTAAATATTGAATGGTTAGAGAAGAGGTTAATAGAAGACCATAGGCCGGGGTATTATAATACTTTAAAAAAATTTGGTGTCTCCCCAACTGAATTAATAACAGGGGTGAGGTGTAATAATTGCTTAAGATATAAGATGGTGAGGAAACGTAAAAGGTGGGAATGTATTCACTGTGAGCATAGGTCATTAAATGCAGATGCTAAAGCTATAGCAGATTATTTTTTACTATTTAAGTCAAGCATTACTTCTAAAGAATGCCGCGAGTTTTTACATCTTGAAAATAGGTACCAAGCTATAGGAATTATGAAGAGATTAGGGCTTGAAAAAGAAGGAGCGAGTACAGGTACAATTTATAAAAGACCCAAATCAATTATTAAATGA
- a CDS encoding DUF6612 family protein, translated as MKRFITMAVSAIALILALAGCSGEEKSLQDIYNNAIEASNELNSYQMDMNMDMDMSMPGIPAQKTTITTKGKVVIDPMALHQTMEIMGQSVEMYYTENGMYMQQPGTDQWVKAPKSMMDQLTQMSQAQQKPGEQLEQLKKYVEDFNLEEKENSFVLSVSSSEDKMKGFVKEMLKQNLPNNAINDDVLKNISIKKLDYKFTVNKDNYYPKALDLSMDLEIEQNGEKSIIKEKIHATYSKYNEIEEITVPEEVKNNAQEMPMGPS; from the coding sequence ATGAAAAGATTTATAACAATGGCAGTTAGTGCTATTGCCCTTATACTTGCTCTTGCAGGTTGTTCTGGAGAAGAAAAAAGCCTTCAGGATATCTACAACAATGCGATTGAGGCTAGCAATGAACTAAATAGCTATCAAATGGATATGAACATGGATATGGATATGTCCATGCCTGGTATTCCTGCACAAAAAACAACGATTACTACAAAAGGTAAGGTTGTTATAGATCCTATGGCGCTCCATCAAACTATGGAAATCATGGGTCAATCCGTTGAGATGTATTACACAGAAAATGGCATGTATATGCAACAACCTGGTACAGATCAATGGGTAAAGGCGCCAAAAAGCATGATGGACCAATTAACGCAAATGAGTCAGGCACAGCAAAAACCTGGTGAACAATTGGAACAACTGAAAAAATACGTAGAAGACTTTAATCTAGAAGAGAAAGAAAATAGCTTTGTATTATCCGTCTCCTCTTCTGAAGACAAAATGAAAGGTTTTGTAAAAGAGATGCTCAAGCAAAACCTCCCAAATAACGCTATAAATGACGATGTATTAAAAAACATTTCAATTAAGAAACTAGACTATAAGTTTACGGTTAACAAAGATAACTATTACCCTAAAGCTCTTGATTTAAGCATGGATCTTGAGATCGAACAAAATGGTGAAAAATCTATTATCAAAGAAAAAATTCACGCGACATATAGCAAGTATAATGAAATCGAAGAAATTACTGTTCCAGAAGAAGTTAAAAACAACGCACAAGAAATGCCTATGGGGCCGTCATAA
- a CDS encoding ABC transporter ATP-binding protein has translation MAFLDLKNISHQYYSKNGFTKAIEDISLSVEEGSFVSFLGPSGCGKTTLLSIVAGLLQPTEGQVLIDQKPLREQKASIGYMLQQDYLFPWKTIEQNVVLGPYIQGERSELVKQKAASILSEIGLGNVLLSYPSQLSGGMRQRVALARTLMTDPKILLLDEPFSALDYQTKLKLEDLVSQTLRSYNKTSLLVTHDIGEAIAMSDSIYLLSANPGRLSKRFDVPSHLKTLSPFDARQHNDFNALFQDIWKELNKLE, from the coding sequence ATGGCATTCCTCGATTTAAAAAATATATCACACCAATACTATTCCAAAAATGGGTTTACAAAAGCGATTGAAGATATTTCACTGTCCGTTGAGGAAGGGTCTTTTGTGTCCTTCCTCGGCCCAAGTGGCTGCGGGAAAACTACACTACTTTCTATCGTTGCCGGATTACTGCAACCAACTGAGGGCCAGGTTTTAATTGACCAAAAACCCTTAAGAGAACAAAAAGCTAGTATTGGTTATATGCTTCAACAAGATTATCTCTTTCCGTGGAAAACAATTGAACAAAACGTTGTGCTAGGTCCATATATTCAAGGAGAGCGATCAGAACTAGTCAAACAAAAAGCCGCCTCGATATTGAGTGAAATAGGATTGGGGAATGTTTTACTATCCTATCCTTCTCAACTATCAGGAGGTATGCGGCAGAGAGTTGCATTAGCCAGAACATTAATGACAGATCCAAAAATCCTTCTACTCGACGAACCCTTCTCTGCTTTAGATTACCAGACGAAGCTTAAATTAGAGGACTTAGTCTCACAAACCTTAAGAAGTTATAACAAAACTTCTCTACTTGTAACCCACGATATTGGAGAAGCGATCGCCATGAGCGATTCCATATATTTATTGAGTGCAAACCCTGGTCGACTTTCAAAAAGATTTGATGTTCCTTCTCACCTAAAAACGTTATCTCCCTTTGATGCAAGGCAACACAATGATTTCAATGCTTTATTTCAAGACATATGGAAGGAGTTGAATAAGCTTGAGTAA
- a CDS encoding ABC transporter substrate-binding protein, with amino-acid sequence MKKLRLLLYASLVFVLILPLAACSNESTEIRVAEVTRSIFYAPQYVALEKGFFEEEGISVDLKTTWGGDKTMTTLLSDGADIALVGSETSIYVKARGANDPVINFAQLTQTDGTFLVAREEQPNFKWEDLKGSTFLGQRKGGMPQMVGEYVLKQKGIDPHEDLNLIQNVEFANIPNAFASGTGDYVQLFEPTASVFEREGKGHIVASFGTESGHVPYTVFMAKQSYMDENKESIEKFTRALHKAQTWVQEHSAKEIAEVIQPYFEDSDLELIEIVAERYKSQGSFATDPILDEEEWNNLKAIMEEAGELPEDVQHNTLVNTDIAKDVIKK; translated from the coding sequence ATGAAAAAATTACGATTGTTGTTATATGCTTCACTGGTATTTGTACTTATTTTACCCTTAGCTGCGTGTTCTAATGAGTCAACGGAAATAAGAGTGGCTGAAGTAACTCGATCCATTTTCTATGCACCACAATATGTAGCTTTAGAGAAAGGCTTTTTTGAAGAAGAAGGAATTTCAGTAGATTTGAAAACAACCTGGGGTGGAGATAAAACTATGACCACCTTGCTATCTGATGGAGCAGATATTGCCTTAGTTGGATCTGAGACATCTATTTATGTAAAAGCTCGTGGCGCAAATGACCCTGTTATTAACTTCGCCCAACTTACTCAAACAGATGGAACCTTCTTAGTAGCACGCGAAGAACAACCAAACTTTAAATGGGAAGATCTGAAAGGTAGCACTTTCTTAGGTCAACGAAAAGGCGGCATGCCTCAGATGGTAGGAGAATACGTTTTAAAGCAGAAAGGAATCGATCCGCACGAAGACTTGAATCTTATTCAAAATGTCGAATTCGCCAATATTCCAAATGCATTTGCGTCGGGAACAGGTGATTATGTACAGCTTTTCGAACCAACAGCTAGTGTTTTTGAGCGAGAAGGTAAAGGCCATATTGTCGCTTCATTCGGTACAGAATCAGGTCACGTTCCTTATACCGTATTTATGGCCAAACAAAGTTACATGGATGAAAACAAAGAATCCATTGAAAAATTCACACGTGCTCTTCATAAAGCACAAACATGGGTTCAAGAACACAGTGCTAAAGAAATCGCAGAAGTTATCCAGCCCTATTTTGAAGACTCAGACTTAGAGCTTATCGAAATTGTGGCGGAGCGTTATAAAAGCCAAGGCTCTTTCGCTACAGATCCAATCCTAGATGAGGAGGAATGGAACAATCTAAAAGCGATTATGGAAGAAGCAGGTGAGCTACCAGAAGATGTACAACATAACACACTCGTGAATACTGACATCGCTAAGGATGTTATCAAGAAGTAA
- the pckA gene encoding phosphoenolpyruvate carboxykinase (ATP), which produces MNTVNQKSKLTDLLAQSNIWKNLSVAELVEKVLQRGEGSLTATGAVCAETGRYTGRSPQDKFIVEDEVSKDLVDWGSVNQPISEEIFEGLYAKVLKYLKEKSELFEFKGFAGSDEKFRLPLQVINEYAWHNLFAHQLFIRPTEGELDNHETAFTVISAPSFKADPMVDGTKSEAFILVSFKHRIVLIGGTEYAGEIKKSIFSVMNYLLPQQDVLPMHCSANVGQEGDVALFFGLSGTGKTTLSADPNRRLIGDDEHAWSNNGVFNIEGGCYAKCINLTREKEPQIYDAIRFGSVLENVKVDSDTRHPDYDDTSLTENTRAAYPIQNIDNIVQPSLAGHPNTIIFLTADAFGVLPPISKLTKEQAMYHFLSGYTSKLAGTERGVTSPEATFSTCFGSPFLPLHASTYAEMLGEKIDQFNANVFLVNTGWTGGPYGEGHRMKLSHTRAMIQAALEGELNNCETAKDPIFGLTVPTHCPGVPDNVLIPKSTWNDKEQYTEKAQELAMKFHDNFNKFDGLSEAIRNAGPTYKK; this is translated from the coding sequence ATGAATACGGTTAATCAAAAATCAAAATTAACGGATTTGTTGGCTCAATCAAATATTTGGAAAAATTTATCTGTTGCTGAATTAGTAGAGAAAGTCCTTCAACGTGGAGAAGGGAGCTTAACAGCTACAGGTGCTGTTTGTGCTGAAACCGGTCGTTATACAGGACGCTCTCCTCAAGATAAATTTATTGTTGAAGATGAAGTTTCTAAAGACCTTGTAGACTGGGGATCTGTAAATCAACCGATCTCTGAAGAAATTTTTGAAGGATTATACGCTAAAGTTCTAAAATATCTAAAAGAAAAAAGTGAACTCTTTGAATTTAAGGGGTTCGCTGGTTCTGATGAAAAATTCCGCTTACCTCTACAGGTAATTAACGAATATGCTTGGCATAATTTATTTGCCCATCAATTGTTTATACGTCCAACAGAGGGTGAGTTGGACAATCATGAAACCGCATTCACGGTAATCTCTGCTCCTTCTTTTAAAGCAGATCCTATGGTTGATGGTACAAAATCTGAAGCATTCATTTTGGTGTCTTTCAAGCATCGTATCGTTTTAATCGGAGGTACAGAATACGCAGGAGAAATTAAAAAATCCATCTTCTCTGTGATGAACTACTTGCTTCCACAGCAAGATGTGCTTCCTATGCACTGCTCTGCTAACGTCGGGCAAGAAGGTGACGTAGCTCTATTCTTTGGACTTTCGGGAACAGGAAAAACAACTTTGTCCGCTGATCCGAACCGTCGTCTAATTGGGGATGATGAGCATGCATGGTCCAATAATGGTGTATTCAACATCGAAGGAGGTTGCTACGCAAAATGTATTAACCTCACTCGTGAAAAAGAGCCACAAATCTATGATGCTATTCGTTTTGGATCTGTTTTAGAAAATGTAAAGGTTGACTCAGATACAAGACACCCAGATTATGACGATACATCCTTAACAGAAAATACACGTGCAGCCTATCCAATCCAAAATATCGATAACATTGTTCAGCCTAGTTTAGCTGGTCACCCAAACACGATCATTTTCCTAACGGCTGATGCATTTGGTGTTCTCCCACCTATCTCAAAATTAACAAAAGAGCAAGCGATGTATCATTTCTTAAGCGGTTATACAAGCAAACTGGCTGGAACGGAACGTGGTGTTACATCTCCAGAAGCAACATTCTCAACTTGCTTTGGATCACCATTCTTACCGCTTCATGCATCCACTTACGCTGAGATGCTTGGTGAGAAAATTGATCAGTTCAATGCAAATGTATTCTTAGTGAATACAGGATGGACTGGCGGACCATATGGTGAAGGTCACAGAATGAAGCTTTCTCATACTAGAGCAATGATTCAAGCAGCTCTTGAAGGAGAATTAAATAACTGTGAAACAGCTAAGGACCCAATCTTTGGATTAACGGTTCCTACTCACTGCCCAGGTGTACCAGATAACGTTCTTATTCCGAAGTCAACTTGGAATGATAAAGAACAGTACACAGAAAAAGCCCAAGAGCTTGCAATGAAATTTCATGATAACTTTAATAAATTCGACGGCCTTAGCGAAGCAATTCGTAATGCTGGTCCAACATATAAAAAATAA
- a CDS encoding S9 family peptidase: MDGTIIKKQRYPSPNPSLKVYLVTYWSDGLRVKGFLVEPIQKGSYPGFLYLRGGIKNVGKVRIGRIIQFAAQGFVVFAPCYRGNLGGEGREDFALKDRADANNGARLLQAHPQVNGEVNVFGFSRGGVMGLWTAIEVPGIHKVVCWGGVSDVTLTYKERKDLRRMLKRVVGGTPNKFPERYEARNPLSGLDELKSPVLIIHGAYDENVSVEHAHLLEDRLRELDIPFTSWIYHDLDHYFPPAVNRRTVEQLSKWLKEE, encoded by the coding sequence ATTGATGGAACTATTATTAAAAAACAACGTTATCCATCTCCGAATCCAAGCTTAAAAGTATATCTTGTGACCTATTGGAGTGATGGCTTAAGGGTGAAGGGGTTTTTAGTAGAGCCAATACAAAAGGGGAGTTATCCTGGCTTCTTATATTTAAGAGGTGGAATAAAAAATGTCGGCAAGGTACGAATTGGTCGCATTATACAATTTGCCGCTCAAGGGTTTGTTGTGTTTGCGCCGTGTTACCGAGGGAATTTAGGAGGAGAAGGACGAGAAGATTTTGCTTTAAAAGACCGAGCTGATGCAAATAATGGAGCAAGACTGTTACAGGCTCACCCACAAGTAAATGGGGAAGTGAATGTATTCGGCTTTTCTCGAGGTGGCGTAATGGGGCTCTGGACTGCAATAGAAGTACCTGGAATTCATAAAGTAGTTTGTTGGGGAGGCGTTAGTGACGTAACGTTAACTTATAAGGAACGAAAAGATTTACGTAGAATGCTGAAGCGTGTAGTGGGCGGTACTCCGAATAAGTTTCCAGAGCGTTATGAAGCAAGAAATCCATTATCAGGGTTAGATGAATTAAAATCTCCGGTTTTAATTATTCATGGGGCTTATGATGAAAATGTTTCGGTTGAACATGCTCATTTGCTGGAAGATCGCTTACGTGAATTGGACATTCCATTTACGAGTTGGATTTATCATGATTTGGATCATTATTTCCCACCAGCAGTTAACAGACGAACAGTTGAACAATTATCCAAATGGCTTAAAGAAGAATAA
- the ytkD gene encoding RNA deprotection pyrophosphohydrolase, which produces MYTFYDYYNNEVKLSFTHHPFSANPKHVWVIARYQGQWLLTKHKDRGLEFPGGKVEKGETPYEAAVREVREETGGIVEDLTYIGQYFVDGKAGRIIKNIYFANISDLAKQTNYFETKGPVLIDRLPQSIAKNPSYSFMMKDKVLPRSLEYIEKTQLL; this is translated from the coding sequence TTGTACACTTTTTATGATTATTACAACAATGAGGTGAAACTTTCATTTACCCACCATCCTTTTTCAGCGAATCCCAAGCATGTTTGGGTCATTGCTCGCTATCAGGGGCAATGGCTCCTCACAAAGCATAAGGATCGCGGCTTAGAGTTTCCTGGAGGTAAAGTGGAAAAAGGGGAAACCCCATATGAGGCAGCCGTTCGAGAGGTTCGTGAAGAAACAGGAGGCATCGTTGAAGACCTAACGTATATTGGTCAATATTTTGTTGATGGTAAAGCTGGTCGCATTATAAAAAACATTTATTTTGCGAATATTTCAGATTTGGCTAAACAAACAAACTATTTTGAAACGAAGGGCCCTGTACTGATAGATCGATTACCTCAATCGATAGCAAAAAATCCTTCTTATAGCTTTATGATGAAGGATAAGGTCTTGCCTCGTAGCCTAGAGTATATCGAGAAAACACAGCTTCTTTAA
- a CDS encoding BCCT family transporter — protein sequence MRKVTPVFWISIAIAAVFVLWGIIAPENLGDQTGKIQAFLSAKFGWFYLLTVAIFLIFSVYLIFSPYGKLRLGQPNEKPEYNKVTWFAMLFSAGMGIGLVFWGSAEPLAHFASPPTGDAETTEAAKKALRYAFFHWGFHVWAIYTVIALAIGYFKFRRNVPGVISATFEPLLGDRANGPIGKAIDVIAVFATIFGVATSLGLGAKQIAGGLSYITAIPNNLTTQFIIIAIVTVLFMISAWSGLSKGIKYLSNINIVLAIGLVAAALVLGPTVFIMDSFTTTLGAYFQNLPMMTFQMAPLSTEHNGWIQGWTVFYWAWFISWSPFVGTFIARVSKGRSIREFVMGVLIVPSIFSAFWFAVFGGSSLKQELDNPDIGLTSLPAEQALFGTFEALPMGMILTIIAIVLISTFFITSADSATFVLGMQTTNGSLNPPNVVKFSWGVIQAAIAAVLLASGGLGALQTAAIVSAFPFAIILLFMVWSLLRALKEDAKAANLKK from the coding sequence ATGAGAAAAGTCACACCTGTATTTTGGATTTCAATTGCAATTGCAGCGGTTTTTGTCCTTTGGGGAATTATCGCTCCAGAAAACTTAGGAGATCAAACAGGAAAGATACAAGCATTCTTATCAGCTAAGTTTGGTTGGTTTTATTTACTTACAGTAGCTATATTTCTAATCTTTTCAGTATATTTAATTTTCAGTCCTTACGGAAAGTTACGATTAGGCCAACCTAATGAAAAGCCTGAGTATAATAAAGTAACTTGGTTTGCTATGTTATTTAGTGCTGGTATGGGAATTGGACTTGTGTTCTGGGGGTCAGCAGAACCACTTGCCCACTTTGCAAGCCCACCAACTGGGGATGCAGAGACAACAGAAGCAGCAAAAAAAGCTTTACGTTATGCATTCTTCCACTGGGGCTTTCACGTATGGGCAATCTATACTGTGATTGCATTAGCGATCGGGTATTTCAAATTCCGTCGTAATGTACCTGGTGTTATTTCCGCAACATTCGAACCGTTACTTGGAGATCGTGCGAACGGACCAATCGGTAAAGCAATTGATGTAATTGCTGTATTTGCAACAATTTTTGGTGTTGCAACATCGCTTGGCCTTGGAGCTAAACAAATTGCTGGTGGATTATCTTATATTACAGCAATTCCAAACAACTTAACGACTCAATTTATTATCATTGCCATCGTTACTGTGCTATTTATGATTTCAGCATGGAGCGGCTTAAGTAAAGGTATTAAGTATTTAAGTAATATCAATATTGTTCTTGCGATTGGGTTAGTCGCTGCAGCTCTAGTGCTAGGTCCAACCGTATTTATTATGGATTCTTTCACTACAACATTAGGAGCTTATTTCCAAAACCTACCAATGATGACGTTCCAAATGGCTCCGTTAAGTACAGAGCACAATGGATGGATTCAAGGTTGGACAGTATTCTACTGGGCATGGTTCATTTCTTGGTCTCCATTCGTTGGAACGTTTATTGCCCGCGTATCAAAAGGGCGTAGTATCCGTGAATTTGTTATGGGTGTTTTAATCGTACCAAGTATCTTTAGTGCATTCTGGTTCGCCGTATTCGGTGGTTCAAGCTTAAAACAAGAACTAGATAATCCAGATATCGGTTTAACAAGCTTACCAGCAGAACAAGCTCTATTTGGAACATTTGAAGCACTTCCTATGGGAATGATTTTAACCATTATTGCAATTGTGTTAATTAGCACATTCTTTATCACTTCCGCAGACTCTGCAACATTTGTTTTAGGTATGCAGACGACAAACGGTAGTTTAAACCCACCTAACGTAGTGAAGTTTAGCTGGGGAGTTATTCAAGCAGCAATTGCAGCAGTTCTATTGGCTTCAGGAGGTTTAGGTGCGTTACAAACAGCAGCGATTGTGTCAGCCTTCCCGTTCGCCATCATACTGCTCTTCATGGTTTGGTCGCTTCTGAGAGCATTGAAAGAGGATGCAAAGGCAGCGAATCTTAAAAAATAG
- the metK gene encoding methionine adenosyltransferase, with translation MAANRRLFTSESVTEGHPDKICDQISDAILDEILKNDPNARVACETTVTTGLILVSGEISTNTYVDIQTIVRQTIKDIGYTRAKFGFDAETCAVLTAIDEQSADIAAGVNTALEAREGQMTDEEIENIGAGDQGLMFGYASNQTPELMPLPISLAHKLSKRLSDVRKDETLEYLRPDGKTQVTVEYDEDDKPVRIDTIVISTQHHPEVTLEQIQEDLKEHVIGPVVPKELLDEDTKYFINPTGRFVIGGPQGDAGLTGRKLIVDTYGGYARHGGGAFSGKDATKVDRSAAYAARYVAKNIVAAGLAESCEVQLAYAIGVAQPVSISVDTFGTGTVSEEKLVEAVRKIFDLRPAGIIKMLDLRRPIYRDTAAYGHFGRTDVQFPWEQTDKVDELNALVKE, from the coding sequence ATGGCTGCAAATCGCCGCTTATTCACATCAGAATCTGTAACAGAAGGACATCCAGACAAAATCTGTGACCAGATTTCTGACGCAATCTTAGATGAAATTTTAAAAAATGATCCAAACGCTCGAGTAGCTTGCGAGACAACGGTTACAACCGGTTTAATTTTAGTTTCTGGTGAGATTTCTACAAACACATATGTAGATATTCAAACCATTGTTCGTCAAACGATTAAAGATATTGGTTACACGCGTGCGAAGTTTGGTTTTGACGCAGAAACATGCGCTGTACTTACTGCAATTGATGAGCAATCTGCGGACATCGCTGCAGGAGTAAATACCGCACTTGAAGCACGTGAAGGTCAGATGACAGATGAAGAAATTGAAAATATTGGGGCAGGAGACCAAGGTCTAATGTTTGGATATGCTTCCAACCAAACACCTGAACTTATGCCACTACCAATTTCTCTAGCTCATAAATTATCTAAACGCTTATCTGATGTTCGAAAAGATGAGACTTTAGAATACTTGCGTCCTGACGGAAAGACACAGGTGACAGTTGAGTATGATGAAGACGACAAGCCAGTTCGCATTGATACGATTGTCATCTCAACTCAGCACCATCCTGAAGTTACATTAGAACAAATCCAAGAAGACCTTAAGGAACATGTTATTGGACCAGTTGTACCAAAAGAATTACTAGATGAAGACACGAAATATTTCATTAATCCAACTGGCCGATTCGTAATCGGTGGCCCACAAGGTGATGCGGGTCTAACAGGACGTAAACTCATAGTAGATACCTACGGAGGTTATGCACGTCATGGTGGAGGAGCCTTCAGCGGTAAGGACGCAACAAAAGTTGACCGTTCTGCAGCATATGCGGCACGCTATGTTGCGAAAAACATTGTAGCAGCAGGATTAGCGGAATCTTGTGAGGTTCAGCTAGCATACGCGATCGGCGTTGCTCAACCTGTTTCGATTTCAGTGGATACATTTGGTACAGGGACAGTATCAGAAGAGAAACTAGTTGAAGCGGTTCGCAAAATCTTTGACCTCCGCCCTGCCGGAATCATCAAGATGCTAGACCTACGCCGACCAATCTACCGCGACACAGCAGCATACGGACACTTTGGCCGTACAGACGTTCAATTCCCATGGGAACAAACAGATAAAGTGGATGAATTGAATGCGTTGGTGAAGGAATAA
- a CDS encoding ABC transporter permease, which produces MSKTPLSDQKRFEQYEKRLKKEKQSIRVWQVFICVLFFAVWEMSSRLQWVDPLLFSSPSKIINLLVKKFTDGSLLLHMQVTLFETVAGFLVGTFLGILLAAILWWFPKVSKISDPYLVILNAMPKVALGPIIIVALGPGYFSIIAMGAIISVIITTIVVYSAFEGVDENYLKVLNSFGANRYQCFKEAVLPASFPTIISTFKVNVGLSWVGVIVGEFLVSQKGLGYLIIYGFQVFDFTLVLSSLMMIAIFAAIMYQLVERLEKRLIKQ; this is translated from the coding sequence TTGAGTAAAACTCCTTTATCAGATCAAAAGCGTTTCGAGCAATATGAAAAAAGGTTAAAAAAAGAGAAACAATCAATAAGGGTATGGCAGGTTTTCATTTGTGTCCTGTTTTTTGCAGTATGGGAAATGAGCAGCCGTTTGCAGTGGGTGGATCCATTACTTTTCAGCTCTCCATCAAAAATCATTAATCTTTTAGTGAAAAAGTTTACAGACGGAAGCTTGCTTTTGCATATGCAAGTCACCTTATTTGAAACTGTAGCAGGATTCCTAGTAGGTACTTTTCTTGGTATATTGTTAGCTGCGATCCTATGGTGGTTCCCGAAGGTATCCAAAATATCTGATCCTTACCTAGTCATATTAAATGCCATGCCTAAGGTTGCCCTTGGACCTATTATTATCGTAGCCCTTGGACCTGGATACTTTTCAATTATTGCTATGGGGGCAATTATTTCAGTCATCATCACAACGATTGTGGTCTACTCTGCATTCGAGGGTGTCGATGAAAATTATTTAAAAGTATTGAATAGCTTTGGTGCGAATCGCTACCAATGCTTTAAAGAAGCTGTGTTACCTGCATCATTTCCAACGATCATTTCAACGTTTAAAGTAAATGTCGGACTGTCGTGGGTCGGTGTTATTGTAGGAGAATTTCTTGTATCGCAGAAAGGGTTAGGATATCTCATTATATACGGATTCCAAGTTTTCGATTTCACACTCGTGTTATCAAGTCTGATGATGATCGCGATCTTCGCTGCTATTATGTATCAGTTGGTGGAACGATTGGAAAAACGATTAATCAAGCAATAA
- a CDS encoding thiol-disulfide oxidoreductase DCC family protein, producing the protein MRKTMVLYDRYCFLCQQSKKWVEKLDWLNRLSWVSLQEYTQKHTISDDKIKAMKAELHAITPDQKEHVGYHAMKVILIRCPLTFVVGLLMYIPKSGIVGKPVYRFIAKNRYRLFKSKCENGSCSIH; encoded by the coding sequence ATGCGTAAAACAATGGTACTGTATGACCGTTATTGCTTTTTATGCCAACAGTCTAAGAAGTGGGTAGAAAAATTGGATTGGTTAAATCGGTTGTCCTGGGTCTCTCTACAAGAGTACACTCAGAAGCATACCATTTCTGATGATAAAATAAAGGCTATGAAAGCTGAACTACATGCTATTACTCCAGATCAAAAGGAACATGTTGGATATCACGCAATGAAAGTGATTTTGATTCGATGTCCATTAACATTCGTGGTTGGTCTTCTAATGTATATACCCAAATCTGGTATTGTTGGTAAACCTGTTTATCGATTTATTGCCAAAAATCGTTACCGACTCTTTAAGTCCAAATGTGAAAATGGGTCATGCAGTATTCATTAA